From Maniola jurtina chromosome 7, ilManJurt1.1, whole genome shotgun sequence:
tttatttatcaatgtCTAACTTTTACGTTTAATGTCTTtacaagtgtcaattaaaaatttataacacccccgacaagcaaaggttacagcaactagaaaagagctgataactttcaaacggctgaactgattttcttggattatagctaagacaactctcgatcaagccaccattcaataaaaaaaaactaaattgaaatcggttcattagtttctgaggtacgatgccacagatagatacacagatacacacgtcaaaattataacacccctctttttgggtcgggggtaaaaaattacaccgaaaaatataatattatgggtatcATGTCAGAAATAATGCAACAATGCCCTAATAACTCCCTAACTACATATTAGGCCGACATTTTAACTTGACTTAGTCTTAAGAcggagcgcactttaacttggCTTAGTCTTAAGACGGAATTAGAAATGTTTTATGCCTCTGGCATAACTAAGTAATTATGTCTCGTTTTAGCTCAAAGTAAAGTTTGCGCAAAGTGAAAGTATGCTCTATAGATTcaagcatactttgactttgctcagacataagaaactgttaaaacgagacagcgttatatcgttaacataaataaaaatatttcggtaaaaaaaatatcatatctCGCAATTCAAAACAATATAGGTTGATTAACTTTTTACAATACAAATTATGAACTTGTTACAAAAGACATTACCAGTTGTAGTTCAGTGACGTGTCTTTTCCACCACAGGTATTTCTTGTACTTGTCGCCCAGGCCGGCGATGtagtaatagaaatacataacCGCGTGCACAAATGCATTCACGCACCCCATGATGGCTGCTTGACCTCCTGGAATGGAGAATAAGAAAGtttcaaaaattttacatgaatttgtatactaattatacttctatattaatctatacatataataaaattgtagaaaagtggtgtctgtacaatggaaatatataaaaaaaagtagcaggggttgttattatatcgatgccgaacccgaaattgtaattaaatttttttttgtctgtttgtctgtttgtctgtttgtttgtgcacgctaatatcagaaacggcttattcgatttagatacggttttcactaatatattgtagtaagcttcacttaatatttagtgtttatttcatgtcaatcggttcataaataaaaaagttatgtcaatttaaagaatcacggcgaacatttttaacgtgcagagtatatgctgcccgaaaagtcactattccacgcgaacgaagtcgcgggcacagctagtgggTAATATAGttgaaatctcgttctcttaggtTGAATTTTAttgagtgtactttgactttgctcagactaaagtTACATTTAAAACGAGACCGATTTATGTCACTgttaacgctgtctcgttttgacagtgtcttaaatctgagcaaatcAAAGTTCATTCTATTTTCAGCCTTAATCAAGTTGTGAAGGaactgggaacccaccgcattattatcacaaaaacttctatcactgtgattaatggaaaggggccatgaccctcagcaatgaggaatacgaaaCAGAGAGGTAGAGAGAGATACCTCTTCAGGTACCTATCTTTTCCCCTGAAGGAGgagaaaatcctcatggacatCCAAATCGGATAGTGCCGGACCCTTGAAAATCCCTCCTTTCTCCAAGCAATAATAATGTTCCCGCTTTGTTGGCCAACCATTCACTGACTGTCTGACTCATCTTCCTTCTCTTCCATCCTTCTCCTTTCTTTCAATTATGGTCTCCATATATTTTGGAATTATCAGCCACTACTTTTTGTCCTCTTGTACTTATGAGGTTCTCCACTCCAAGCTAATCTCCCAGTCAAGCTGGGAGATTAGCTTGGAGTGGAGAACCACGAAATTCCCTTTTTcttttaggtacttacctggAAAGTATGTAACTCCGATCCAGCTTGCTAACGGCATCAGAGTGTGGTGATGCAAATGTAGGGACgtgatctgtctgtctgacttcCTCAGCACGAAGAAAACAGTATCGAGTAGGTCTACTACTTTTATCAGGAAAAAACAATATGCTGAAATTGCAATCTGAAAGAAGAAGAAATTTAAATACTAGGGTGGTATAGAGTATGGATATctcgtttttaggattccgtatgtatctccagagaaaaatctgtctgtcgtgtctgtcaatggaactaaaatctatagggtacttgggTACTTCTCGTAGGGTATACTTGTAATCAtgacaggtaagtaggtaagtcttatagcacaagtaaagggaaaatccgaaaaccatgattTGTGGTAattaacatcacaaaaaaaaatgttataggtATTATCTGGTAGTGATCGGTACGTTGGTAATCCTTCGTGTGAGTTTGACTCGACTggttcttttaataatttacataatcttttatTGTATAATTATGTAGGCACTTACGTTTGCTTTTTTTAGGAGCAtactttttatcaattttattaaaactttaattgattttatttaagtatacttAAATAGGAAGTATATGGGAAGTATATAGGAAGTatatgggtataatcttctataacaaaattcctcagtcaattttggacttgcctttacacaggttcaaaaaatctattaaaaatatgctcctgagaaaagcatattatactatcgaagattatgtaaatgataaaaaagcgtggatctgaacttcgattcgctccagcaatgcgcaggacttcaattgcttgtctacatggcataatattgtatatcaaatcattgaaaagagcaaccgccgagtttcttgctggttcttctcggtaggaaaggcattccgaaccagtggtagatgcttttgacgattcgaaagaacttgtaaaagtctaattgaataaaaacattttgaatttgaatttgaatttgaatattttcagTTTGGATACTTACATGCTGTGCTCTAGGCGTTGTCGGATCGTCGACATTTTGGCAGAGGAAAGAAAACTCTTTTGAAAATATATACATCAACCCCTGGAATTAAAATGAACCATCGATTAACAAacaataatacaagtgtaaattaaaaatttatacttaaCACCCGCGACAAATGAatgttacggtaactagaaaagagctgataactttcaaacggctgaactgattttcttggattataactaagaacactctcgatcaagccacctttcaaacagttTTCGAATTTTCCCCTTACGTGtaccataagacctacctagtcTTATGGCACACGTAAGGGGAAAATTCGAAAACTgtgaatatgtggttacataactaaaaaaaaaacattttttacctgtacatacctttacctgtacattctaaaacagatttttatttatttttgtgtatacttaatagtttttgatttaccgtgcaaaatgtcgaacgTACAAATTACGACTGTAGcatgtagtacggaaccctcagtgcacgagtctgactcgcacttggccagttttataCTCTTTTCAAAtttgaaatacaattttttttttacttgaaatAATTCAAGCAGCCTTTGCCCTCGGCGGATTTTTACGCATATTTAAAATGTCTTTGTCGAGCAAGttagtatatacctacacataataatgtctatctgtctgtctgtctgtccgtctgttgtgactgtcaatgttctcaaatgtgtgagAAATCTGTTAACCACCACTTGGACACcgtgacagactatggcctaaaccgtTCTAGTTCTGTAGTGTGCTGGCGATGGCTTGATCCTGAtgatccatacaaatattataaatgcgaaagtgtgtctgtctgtctgtctgtctgtctgctactttttcacggccaaacagtttaaccgattctgacgaaaggtacagagttagcttatatcccggggacggacataggctactttttatcccggaaaattaagagttcccacgggattccttaaGACCCgtcggctcaaccgatttgtatgaaatttggtaccaaggtagcctgcgtccatgttattgatatagacaaCCAAACAGGACCaacccacgggatcttcaaaaacctaaatccacgcggacgaaatcgcgggcatgctctagtATCTTATAATAATCTTACCTCCGTAAAAAGGTATAAACTGGCAAGAATTTgaaatatattgtaatatatGATGATTTGTTTCAAGTCGTAAGGCCTCTTGTTCCTCATGTACCAGGGGCCCAGCCGTGTTGAGAACAATAAGTAAACAGCTATCACGCCGATGATCTGGTATGGTCTGGCAATTAGGAACCAATTCTTAGTAATCGGATCTGGAAGTAaggaatacaagtgtaaattaaaaaataacacccccgacaagtgaaggttacagtaactagaaaagagctgataactttcaaacggctgatctgattttcttggattatagctaagaacactctcgatcaagccacctttcaaacaaaagaaactaaataaaatcggttcattcgtttaggagctacgatgccacagacagatacacagatgcacaaatacacacgtcaaacttataacacccctctttttgggtcgggggagtCCCGATTGACTTCAACACTCAGCCCAAACCTAGACCTAGAAAACTGAAACATGGCACAGAGGTCTCCTTTATCATAAAAAGATGATAATATATGTCTATCAAAGCACAGACTAAACCGCTGGGGACTAACTAATGACATCGATGCTTGTCTAagaaggatttttggaaattccacttgTAAGGgagttaaaaagtatttttcacATTATACAATGGTGCCATCATAGAGATATTGTAATCATACATCCAAGGGCGCCATACAAACGCcacattgaatttttttttttcaaataattgtTAGCCAGTGTCAGTACAGATTCTAAGTATTCTGACTATACCCCATACATCCTTTGTACAGACATTtgaaagttatggtggaataaataaAGTCATATACAAATGtatactgaaaatattacactttttttaagtacatatattactACGTACGTCATATCATTATAacaaatgtatttcaatttattCCATGAATTACATATTAAGTACAACGGGTAAAAAAGCACAGTCATCAAAGAGGTCATGTGCGcttgaaatattatgtattaaggGCACTTTATTCTAAGGGGCACGCATTAATGGTATTTATGCGACTTTACACTCATTTTAATACCAGACATACACGTAGATAGTTTTactgcaaaattaaaaataattaaacgtGCTCATAACTAAAACTTCCTTTAAAAACCAACTTTTAAAGCCACtgactacaaaataaataaataaatatttttaaatttttaaactacaaaataaaaatattttttagcttttacttatgtaaataaacaaattcacAATCAGCATTTTTGTAGCCCccattatagaatagaatagaatagaataaaatttattcgttgaaaccgacacataaacatagtattacaaataatgacgcttatacaaaactaaaaataaaaaataataaaaataaaaataaaaatatataattgtaTAGCTTATAATTATAGCTTAGTGCAGTAATGTGCAGCATCTGGATTGAAGAGTTAGGACCCGAATTTCAATCGTGAAGTCCTTGCTTGGtagatacctagtacctataatatctatctatctaataaaTTCCAATAACCTGCGCAAATAACATTTAATTTCAAccattatattaattaagttttccaccatttttcttaaattgatGGATAGAACTAAAAACTAGtatattaacataaaattaCTTAGCTAAACGGTTTTATTGCACCAAAGATTTCGATGTATAATTATctataattatttacataatgtaGGTAGGAGGATAAAGTTTTCCCTATAAAATCATCATTCAGAGCCATGCTGTATAttttttctcagaatgagaagggtttggtcattATACCACTGcattggccaagtgtggattggtagtATCCACACCTAGCCATTACACCACTGCagtggccaagtgtggattggtagtATCCACACCTAGTCATTACACCACtgcactggccaagtgtggattggtcgTATCCACACCTAGCCATTACACCACtgcactggccaagtgtgaattggtagaattcacacacttttgagaacattatagagtaTTCTTGGGCATACGGGTTCCCTTACGTTGTTTTATTTCACCGCTAAACCTCTCTAAATCATACAGGGTGCAACCGGAACGCTAgcaaaacttagcgttattaatATACTACCCATGGACGTATAAATACTATACggacctatttacgtaacgttcgttgacctctagcggcAGTCAGAAgcttatttgcaatatattgtgaactttaaaaataataccgattttaaattttttttagtttttgttttatggtatcttatcagtactatcacctgtcttcgtttttgctaacgttctggttacaccctgtatactcCTTTTACTTTCAAATCTTGAGCATATTTTATTCTTAAGTATATCTACtaagaatctgattggtctagTGAACACATCTCCACTCCGCTCCGCTTAAGTGGAAACCGGGCTTTAACCACGCAGCAGACTTGCTGGACTGAAGAAACCTTCTCTCGGCTCCGCTTAGGCTAAGCCCGCgcctaaggttgaaatctatagaccgcactttgactttgcttagacttaggttccatttaaaacgagacagacatatgccagcggtatagcgctgtctcatTTCAACAGTGTctgggcaaagtcaaagtgggctctagtatagatctcagcctaagactcCTAGTGTAGAGTATGACTATAGTCCAGTGGGTCAcggttggggtttgaacctgAACTCCTTAACCTtagagctattgaggcttcaagtTGTTCCGATCATTCCTTCGCAATGCATTTCGACATTGCtctattgaagtgaaaacttctttaataCCGGTGTGGTTTGAAAGTCAACCAGAATCTGAGACCATCCACTTGTTAGACTGTGTGGtcttgaaataaaaaatgaaacagGTCAGACACAcaaccctcctttgggcttctACGCAGTCGGGTAAGAAATGAAATCTAATGTAGGTAGAACGaaatacctattaaataataatattattttcctcaTAAGGCCTTTAGGGGTGTGCTATACCTAGAATTTAAATGAAACTTACCATACTTTTAGGGTCTCGTAGTAAAATGAGGAACTCTAATCGTTTCGAACAGTCTGTCAATTCGTCTGTCCATGTTTGTGTGTCTCAGCTcacagccattttgaaaattttaaggagaatccatactatatacctactattagaCTGTATATTTActatatccatattaatattataaaagcgaaagtgtgtctgtctgtctatctgctagtttttcacggcccatccttttaaccgattttgacaaaatttggtacggagATACCTTGCAACTCGGGGAAGGACAGgcaactctttatcccggaaaatcaatgagttccaacgggatttttagtAATCAAAACTCAGGAAGACGAAGTCGCGTTCGTTACCTAGTAATGTATTATGTTGAAAAGCACAGTTATAGAAACTTAATAAGTcggtataatatattatagagcatattttaaattaaaaaaaatgtagagtGAAAAATTGAACATGAAAAGTGAGAGTCGAAACAgggtttaagtacctactacctccttcaataagtatttttaaatcattattattaggttATTAGTTTGAGAATAAACTACTGTTTAAAATATGACGCCAAAACGTATAGTCTTGTcatcacactatataatattataaaaagctaaagtttgtatgtgtgtgtgtgtgtgtgtgtgtatgtttgttactccttcacgcaaaaaccacttgacggatttgactgaaattcggaatggagatagatagtatcctggattagcacataggctactttttatctcggaaaatcaaagagttcccacgggatttcgaaaaacctaaatccacgcgggcgaagtcgtgggcatcggctagtcagtatacaatagtttgtaagtatattgtaaatgtaaaatatgtatattatttgtatcccttaataaataaataaaatatagcaactATGTAGCCTGGCTACGGAACTCTATATGCGTGTTCTGACGCACTAGaccagtttttattattattaataatggtgACATCAAATCAACAATACGATCCGTTTAAGAACAGGTTAGGACTGTAGAAAGATGAATattccgtactaatattattataaaactagatgatgcccgcagcttcatccgtgtggattggtcagatcccctgcaacATTAGGATTGAGGAGATGGAACCcacatttttttatggaacgatgtcgcaaagttcccttaatgattaaaaaaaaattatgcaagtCGGTTAAGAAATCttggagatatcagtgtacataggtagaaaaacacaactccatttttcgaagtcggttaaaaagtagcctatgttactccttgatTAATCCTCtccttgtatgtgaaaatcccgtcaaaataagtttagccattccaaagattagtccgttcaaacagacacgatacttcaattttatttattagtatagatatagatagattATGCAAAAGTAACTCTgtttttctgtttctttttcACCTTTATACCGTGAAGATTCCGGAACTGTTGGTGGGGAATTAATATAGTGGGTACCAACTACCAAATATAGTCTTCATCATTTAATTCTAGGTCCCAGCTcgttaatcctgatgctgtagaATGTAGATTACTGTACTAAGTTGTGAGGACtgtgaatttttaagttttCCCCCACTGTTACTAGTTTAAAagccgatttttttttcaaaacaccTATTTCagtcaaattataaaaatgtttttgtttgtatgTTGAAGTCAGGTGAGCATCGTGCGTCATATATTTTGTCgctttattttaatattgtttttttttttgtaaaaaacctaaatcacgtGGATGTATTTAGttgtatacattttatttattcatgtaggtactaataatttaaaactaaaacatatACAATGAAAAAGAAGTGCACAAAATAGTAGTATCTCTATCGGAGAGAAAAGCCCTAAAATGtgggaaaatttattttttataatatactaggcAGGTTTTAAGTACgctcatgtaggtaggtatatctagtaataatatttaattataagtaattattcTACTTACTAGGTAATTCATCAAACACATAGTTATATCCATTGTATATACTTTGCACAAGTCCCGCCATTTTTAATCGCGAATTCACTATTATATAATTCGCGATTCGTCCACACTGGCGCAGGACGCGATCAGTTTTAGTTCGAAATGAAACAACGATAGGTGTGAATCGAAATGGAATCGAATGTGCAAATTTCGATCCAGTTCATTTACATCAGTTTACATTGTCAGGCTGAGGTTCCAAAGGTTGAGCTTGAGCTAAGTAACCCGTAAACGTACCAGAATTAAATTTAAGGCTAAGAGCTTGCAGGAAATTTTAAGAAAGTGCTTGAAAAAAGTTTGAAATTCAGCATAGATCGAGACTATCCTATGGCGATTCCAGAGCTGGAATAAATGAATCTTAGATATAAGCACTCAATTTCATTGTTTGTACTGCATTTTGCTAAGACATTTTTGTACCTTCATCCTAtccaattaataattaattaattaatactaaagtaggtatgtttgcCAATTGGAtgatggaatttccaaaaataataattaaaatttattcagTTTTCATGACAATAAAGTACCTAAAGCTGAAAATTCTGAAGGCAAGAATTGCCTGTCTTTAGAAATTTCAGCTCTACtttaatattcaaaaaataGCAACTTTTGAAATCTTTATAGGACCAGCACAAACAGAGTAAAGAACCACATGAGCAATTAAATTAAGCGTCTCCTCAAAATTTCTCACAGGCTCTTGGGCTATGTTAAGTGGACTTGAACTAATAGTACTTATCTagttacctattacctactattttttcaATCAATGATTTAAAGTTAGCCCGTGATCGACCTCaactgctggtaagtgatgcagtCGAAGATGGAAAAGGACCGAACGGTGAAGGTGGACATACctatagcacgcgacaggtcgagatggcaaccggggtggggacgcccctcACAACCGCACAGCCCCAACGCTAACACGGcgcgggcgagcgcgggtgacgtgcgggtgtgcggggcgtccccctgatgccatcttgacctgtcgcgaactgtaGGTACTTCTTATCGGTTTCTATACGATATCTTAACGGAACGCAAAAATCACTTGCCATTTCCGATGGGCTGGTAATTCGCCGCGGCCGTAGCCTCCTACCAGAAAACAATGACAgtaatttacaaattgtaaattcccaaattgcccccgCGAGGAATTGAAACCGGGATCTCCCATTTACTTCACCACTGTGCCACGGAAGTCGTCAAAAAGGTGGGTGTGATTTAAATTAACGACCTCTTGGATAGTCCACACTTTACCTCTATTAAAGACTAGCCTATGTCAAcgcagtagtttgagctgtgtgttgatagatcagtcagtccgtcagtcagtcagctttcttttttatgggtactagaggatgcccgcgacttcgtccgcgtggatttggttttttatagatcccgtgggaactgtttgattttccgggataaaaagttgcctatttcgattacaggaacgcaagctacttcggtaccaaatttcattcaaatcggttaagtggatgggtctttaggaatcccgcgg
This genomic window contains:
- the LOC123866556 gene encoding elongation of very long chain fatty acids protein 7-like; its protein translation is MAGLVQSIYNGYNYVFDELPNPITKNWFLIARPYQIIGVIAVYLLFSTRLGPWYMRNKRPYDLKQIIIYYNIFQILASLYLFTEGLMYIFSKEFSFLCQNVDDPTTPRAQHIAISAYCFFLIKVVDLLDTVFFVLRKSDRQITSLHLHHHTLMPLASWIGVTYFPGGQAAIMGCVNAFVHAVMYFYYYIAGLGDKYKKYLWWKRHVTELQLAQFILVGSHAFITLFYECGYPTWIKIGMIIYAGVFINMFGQFYYACYIVRRPQQKEKNADDKLAKESCDNGRDDTEKSNGLKNEKVSNGDTKKDDYRNGKDAKVKTSNGVKSDLKTQ